A window from Pseudomonas kribbensis encodes these proteins:
- a CDS encoding ATP-binding protein: MTDIPHFPLSAVVGADDLKLALYLTAIDPKIGGVLIEGPRGMAKSTLARGLADLLASGQFVTLPLGATEERLVGTLDLDAALSDGRAQFSPGVLAKADGGVLYVDEVNLLPDHLVDLLLDVAASGTNLIERDGISHRHSAKFVLIGTMNPEEGELRPQLLDRFGLNVALSGHTAPVERGQIIRRRLDFDSDPQTFCAKWEAEQQALRERCENARNALANIPLDDEALAQITERCFAAGVDGLRADLVWLRAARAHAAWRGAEAIAEQDIDAVAEFALRHRRREQSPSNAQTPAQSPSGSQADPAQGQGQWGEMPAPSLVTGARREVPVWPKKP, from the coding sequence ATGACCGACATCCCACATTTCCCGCTCTCCGCCGTGGTCGGCGCCGATGATCTGAAACTGGCGCTGTACCTGACCGCCATCGACCCGAAGATCGGCGGTGTGCTGATCGAAGGTCCGCGTGGCATGGCCAAGTCAACGCTGGCCCGGGGCCTGGCGGATCTGCTGGCCAGCGGTCAGTTCGTCACCTTGCCGTTGGGCGCCACCGAAGAGCGGCTGGTCGGCACTCTCGATCTGGATGCGGCACTCAGCGACGGCCGCGCACAATTTTCTCCCGGCGTACTGGCCAAGGCTGACGGCGGCGTGCTGTATGTCGATGAAGTGAATCTGTTGCCGGATCATCTGGTGGATCTGCTGCTTGATGTGGCCGCCAGCGGCACCAACCTGATTGAGCGCGACGGCATTTCCCATCGGCATTCGGCAAAGTTCGTACTGATCGGCACGATGAACCCGGAAGAGGGCGAGTTGCGTCCGCAACTGCTCGATCGCTTTGGTCTGAACGTCGCCTTGAGCGGTCACACGGCGCCGGTCGAGCGTGGGCAGATCATTCGTCGGCGACTGGATTTCGACAGTGATCCGCAGACCTTCTGCGCAAAGTGGGAAGCCGAGCAGCAAGCCCTGCGCGAGCGCTGTGAAAACGCCCGCAATGCCTTGGCGAACATTCCTCTCGACGATGAAGCACTGGCGCAGATCACTGAGCGTTGCTTTGCCGCTGGCGTCGATGGTTTGCGTGCTGATCTGGTCTGGTTGCGTGCTGCGCGGGCTCATGCGGCTTGGCGCGGTGCAGAAGCCATTGCCGAGCAGGACATCGATGCGGTCGCTGAATTTGCACTGCGTCATCGCCGTCGCGAGCAGTCCCCGTCCAATGCGCAGACTCCCGCGCAATCGCCGTCAGGCTCCCAGGCTGATCCGGCGCAAGGACAGGGGCAATGGGGTGAAATGCCGGCACCGTCCCTCGTCACCGGCGCGCGCCGCGAAGTGCCGGTCTGGCCAAAAAAGCCTTAG
- the cobN gene encoding cobaltochelatase subunit CobN has translation MHLLRTQPGGFVSDDNIADLGQTPAELVILCSGDSSLALLAEAAQQLPDDYPSVRLANPMQVQNHASVDLYVDEVLRHAKVILISLHGGIAYWRYGVERLVELSERGVQVILVPGDDRPDPELSDLSTVGAEDRDRLWQFLRQGGMGNALDFFRCLANRWLARDYVWGEPQTLPRTAIYHPNKNTAALSDWQADWLPGQPVAAVLFYRSHLQAANTAFIDVFCQRLQAAGLNPLPMAVASLKEPGCLSVVEDWLDEVEASVIVNTTGFAQSSPEAPHLRPFRRNIPVIQAICAQDNEPGWRDSEQGLGPRDLAMHIALPELDGRIISRPISFKDLAWRSERSQSDVVCYRAQPERMDFVAELARRWVDLARVPNAEKRIALILANYPTRDGRIGNGVGLDTPTAALNILRALQAEGYPLPAELPDSGTELIRQLLGGVSNDLDTLDQRPCQQSLAMNDYLTMFNALPEANRTAVLERWGSPHNDPMCRDGRMMIAGLRFGLTFVGIQPARGYQVDPSAVYHDPDLVPPHAYLAFYFWLRQTYGAQGVIHVGKHGNLEWLPGKGVGLSENCWPDALLGPLPNIYPFIVNDPGEGAQAKRRTQAVIIDHLMPPLTRAETYGPLRNLELLADEYYEAQLLDPRRARELQRDILQLVRDTQIDRELQLDEGLDSDADAAIWLPRLDTYLCDLKESQIRDGLHIFGESPTGHLRIDTLLALLRIPRGDGKGAQSSLLRALAKAFQLGFDPLDCTLAEPWTGPRPMELQSLSDEVWRTAGDTRERLELFATQLITHAVSDSCGSELAREGVLSANTSGTDTPQSRASSLPQDPHWSEVGVIIDHLREVVAPRLDACGPAEMRGLLDALNGRFVPAGPSGAPSRGRLDVLPTGRNFYSVDVRNLPTTTAWRIGFQSATLILERHLQDHGDHLRQLGLSVWGTATMRTGGDDIAQAMALMGVRPVWATGSQRVDDFEILPLSLLDRPRVDVTLRVSGFFRDAFANLIRLFDAAVQAVAELDEPDDLNPLAAKVRAEREALRQSGLDEEAARRQAGWRIFGAKPGAYGAGVQGAIDGRLWQTREDLAEVYLNWGAYAYGGSDEGTAAREQFVQRLSQVQAVLQNQDNREHDLLDSNDYYQFQGGMLAAVESLRGEAAASYHGDHSQPDLPKIRTLKEELNRVIRSRAANPKWIDGVKRHGYKGAFELAATVDNLFAFDATTQLIDDHQYALLADAYLLDPATRDFVREHNPHALRDMTERMLEAQQRGMWQEPGAYKEALENLLLDIEEES, from the coding sequence ATGCACCTGCTCAGGACCCAGCCCGGCGGTTTCGTGTCGGATGACAACATTGCCGACCTTGGACAAACCCCCGCCGAGCTGGTGATTCTGTGCAGCGGCGACTCCAGCCTTGCACTGCTCGCCGAAGCGGCGCAGCAACTGCCCGACGATTACCCGAGCGTGCGGCTGGCCAACCCGATGCAGGTGCAGAACCATGCGTCGGTCGACCTGTACGTTGATGAAGTGCTGCGTCATGCCAAGGTCATTCTGATTTCGTTGCATGGCGGCATCGCTTATTGGCGCTATGGTGTCGAGCGGTTGGTCGAATTGTCCGAGCGTGGCGTACAGGTGATTCTGGTGCCGGGCGATGATCGGCCCGACCCGGAGCTCAGCGACTTGAGCACCGTAGGCGCCGAAGATCGCGACCGGCTCTGGCAGTTTCTGCGTCAGGGCGGCATGGGCAATGCGCTGGATTTCTTCCGCTGTCTGGCCAACCGCTGGCTGGCGCGGGATTACGTGTGGGGCGAGCCGCAAACGCTGCCGCGCACGGCGATTTACCACCCGAACAAAAACACCGCCGCACTGAGCGACTGGCAAGCCGATTGGCTGCCCGGTCAACCGGTGGCGGCGGTGTTGTTTTATCGCTCGCATTTGCAAGCGGCCAACACGGCGTTTATCGACGTGTTCTGCCAACGGTTGCAGGCTGCCGGACTCAATCCGCTGCCGATGGCCGTGGCCAGTCTGAAAGAGCCCGGCTGCCTGTCGGTGGTCGAGGACTGGCTGGATGAAGTCGAAGCGTCGGTGATTGTGAACACCACCGGTTTCGCCCAGTCCAGCCCGGAAGCGCCGCATCTGCGGCCGTTCCGTCGCAACATTCCGGTGATCCAGGCGATCTGCGCCCAGGACAACGAGCCCGGATGGCGCGACAGCGAGCAGGGCCTCGGCCCTCGGGATCTGGCGATGCACATTGCCTTGCCGGAGCTGGACGGTCGGATCATCAGTCGGCCGATCAGCTTCAAGGATCTGGCCTGGCGCAGCGAGCGCAGTCAGTCCGACGTGGTGTGTTATCGAGCGCAGCCGGAGCGCATGGATTTTGTGGCCGAACTGGCGCGACGCTGGGTCGATCTGGCGCGGGTGCCGAACGCTGAAAAACGTATCGCGCTGATTCTCGCCAACTACCCGACCCGCGACGGGCGCATCGGTAACGGCGTAGGCCTCGACACGCCGACCGCTGCGCTGAACATCCTGCGGGCGTTGCAGGCTGAGGGTTATCCGCTACCTGCTGAATTGCCTGACAGCGGCACCGAACTGATCCGGCAACTGCTCGGCGGCGTCAGCAACGACCTCGACACCCTCGACCAGCGCCCGTGCCAGCAAAGCCTGGCGATGAACGATTACCTGACGATGTTCAACGCACTGCCCGAAGCCAATCGCACGGCGGTGCTGGAGCGTTGGGGTTCGCCGCACAACGATCCGATGTGCCGTGACGGGCGAATGATGATCGCCGGTCTGCGGTTTGGCCTGACCTTCGTCGGTATTCAACCGGCGCGGGGGTATCAGGTCGATCCGAGCGCGGTGTATCACGACCCCGATCTGGTGCCGCCGCACGCGTATCTCGCGTTCTATTTCTGGCTGCGCCAGACCTACGGCGCCCAAGGCGTGATTCATGTCGGCAAGCACGGCAACCTCGAATGGCTGCCAGGCAAAGGGGTGGGCCTGTCGGAGAATTGCTGGCCGGATGCATTGCTCGGGCCGCTGCCGAACATTTATCCGTTTATCGTCAACGACCCGGGCGAGGGCGCCCAGGCCAAGCGTCGCACTCAGGCGGTGATCATTGACCACTTGATGCCGCCGCTGACCCGCGCCGAAACCTATGGTCCGCTGCGCAATCTGGAACTGTTGGCCGACGAATATTACGAAGCGCAATTGCTCGACCCGCGCCGCGCCCGTGAATTGCAGCGCGACATTCTGCAACTGGTGCGTGACACGCAGATCGATCGCGAACTGCAACTCGACGAAGGCCTCGACAGCGATGCCGATGCGGCGATCTGGTTGCCGCGTCTGGACACCTATCTGTGTGATCTGAAGGAATCGCAGATTCGCGATGGTCTGCACATCTTCGGTGAGTCGCCGACCGGGCATTTGCGCATCGACACCTTGCTGGCGTTGCTGCGGATTCCGCGTGGCGATGGCAAAGGTGCGCAATCGAGCCTGTTGCGGGCGCTGGCCAAGGCGTTTCAGTTGGGGTTCGATCCGCTGGATTGCACTTTGGCCGAGCCCTGGACTGGCCCGCGTCCGATGGAGCTGCAATCGCTGAGCGATGAGGTCTGGCGCACGGCCGGGGATACCCGCGAACGCCTTGAGCTGTTCGCAACGCAGTTGATCACGCACGCTGTGAGCGATTCCTGTGGGAGCGAGCTTGCTCGCGAAGGCGTCTTGTCTGCCAACACTTCTGGGACTGACACTCCGCAATCGCGAGCAAGCTCGCTCCCACAGGATCCTCACTGGTCTGAAGTCGGCGTAATCATCGACCATCTTCGTGAAGTCGTTGCCCCACGCCTCGATGCCTGCGGCCCGGCCGAAATGCGCGGTCTGCTCGACGCGTTGAACGGCCGCTTCGTCCCGGCCGGCCCGAGCGGCGCACCGAGTCGCGGTCGCCTCGACGTGTTGCCCACCGGGCGCAATTTTTATTCGGTGGACGTGCGCAACCTGCCGACCACCACGGCCTGGCGTATCGGCTTCCAGTCGGCAACCCTGATTCTCGAGCGACACCTCCAGGATCACGGCGATCACTTGCGCCAGCTCGGCCTGTCGGTCTGGGGCACGGCGACCATGCGCACCGGCGGTGACGACATCGCCCAAGCCATGGCGCTGATGGGTGTGCGCCCGGTGTGGGCGACGGGCAGTCAGCGGGTCGACGATTTCGAGATTCTGCCGCTGAGCCTGCTCGACCGGCCTCGGGTGGATGTCACGCTGCGAGTCTCCGGATTTTTCCGTGATGCGTTCGCCAACCTGATCCGCCTGTTCGACGCCGCCGTACAAGCCGTGGCCGAACTGGACGAGCCGGACGATCTCAATCCACTGGCCGCCAAAGTACGTGCCGAACGCGAGGCCTTGCGCCAGTCGGGGCTGGACGAAGAGGCCGCGCGGCGTCAGGCCGGCTGGCGGATCTTCGGTGCCAAGCCCGGCGCTTATGGCGCGGGCGTGCAGGGCGCCATTGACGGTCGCCTGTGGCAAACCCGTGAGGATCTGGCCGAGGTCTACCTGAACTGGGGCGCCTATGCCTATGGCGGTTCCGACGAAGGCACCGCCGCCCGCGAGCAATTCGTCCAGCGCCTGAGCCAGGTGCAGGCCGTGCTGCAAAACCAGGACAACCGCGAGCATGACTTGCTCGATTCCAACGACTATTACCAGTTCCAGGGCGGCATGCTCGCCGCCGTGGAAAGCCTGCGCGGCGAGGCGGCGGCCAGTTATCACGGCGATCACAGCCAGCCGGATTTGCCGAAGATCCGCACCCTGAAAGAAGAGTTGAACCGGGTGATCCGTTCCCGGGCGGCGAATCCGAAATGGATCGACGGCGTCAAACGCCACGGCTATAAAGGCGCGTTCGAACTGGCGGCCACGGTCGATAACCTGTTTGCCTTCGACGCGACCACGCAGCTGATCGACGATCACCAGTACGCGTTGCTGGCCGACGCCTATCTGCTGGACCCGGCAACCCGCGACTTTGTGCGCGAGCATAATCCCCACGCACTGCGCGACATGACCGAGCGCATGCTCGAAGCGCAGCAGCGCGGGATGTGGCAGGAACCGGGTGCTTACAAAGAAGCACTCGAAAACTTGCTGCTGGATATAGAAGAAGAGAGCTGA
- the cobW gene encoding cobalamin biosynthesis protein CobW: MKTLAKLPVTIVTGFLGSGKTTLLRHMLDNAQGRRIAVIVNEFGELGIDGEILKQCTIGCTEEEATGRVYELANGCLCCTVQEEFFPVMRELVARRGDLDHILIETSGLALPKPLVQAFQWPEIRSACTVDAVITVVDSPAVAAGTFAAFPDQVDAQRKLDPNLDHESPLHELFADQLASADLVILNKADQTSPEDLARVRLEVAEELPPAVKIIEASNGRLPLDVLIGLGAGSEEHIDSRHSHHDHHHGEGDDDHDDHDHDAFDSISIELPQADESLLLDALTQLVVQHGILRVKGFAAIPNKPMRLLIQGVGTRFDKHFDRQWGADEARITRLVLIGQELDAAKLEAQLRAALSV; the protein is encoded by the coding sequence ATGAAAACACTGGCCAAACTCCCCGTCACCATCGTCACCGGCTTCCTCGGCTCGGGCAAAACCACCTTGCTGCGGCACATGCTCGACAATGCCCAGGGCCGCCGCATCGCGGTGATCGTCAATGAGTTTGGCGAACTGGGCATCGACGGTGAAATCCTCAAGCAGTGCACCATCGGCTGCACCGAAGAAGAAGCCACCGGCCGCGTCTACGAACTGGCCAACGGCTGCCTGTGCTGCACCGTTCAGGAAGAGTTCTTCCCGGTGATGCGCGAACTGGTGGCCCGTCGCGGCGACCTCGACCACATCCTGATCGAAACCTCGGGCCTGGCCCTGCCGAAACCACTGGTGCAAGCCTTCCAGTGGCCGGAAATCCGCAGCGCCTGCACCGTGGACGCCGTGATCACCGTGGTCGACAGCCCGGCCGTGGCTGCCGGCACCTTCGCCGCGTTCCCGGATCAGGTCGACGCCCAGCGCAAACTCGACCCGAACCTGGACCACGAATCGCCGCTGCACGAACTGTTCGCCGACCAACTGGCCAGCGCCGATCTGGTGATCCTCAACAAGGCCGACCAGACCAGCCCTGAAGACCTCGCTCGCGTACGCCTGGAAGTCGCCGAAGAGCTGCCGCCAGCAGTAAAAATCATCGAAGCCAGCAACGGCCGCCTGCCGCTGGACGTGCTGATCGGCCTCGGTGCCGGTTCCGAAGAACACATCGACAGCCGCCACAGCCATCACGATCACCACCACGGTGAAGGCGATGACGATCACGACGACCACGATCACGACGCCTTCGACTCGATCTCCATCGAACTGCCGCAAGCCGACGAAAGCCTGCTGCTCGATGCACTGACGCAACTGGTGGTTCAGCACGGCATTCTGCGGGTCAAAGGCTTCGCGGCGATCCCGAACAAGCCGATGCGTCTGCTGATCCAGGGCGTGGGCACGCGTTTCGACAAGCACTTCGACCGTCAGTGGGGCGCCGATGAAGCGCGTATCACCCGTCTGGTATTGATCGGCCAGGAACTGGACGCGGCCAAGCTCGAAGCGCAACTGCGCGCCGCGCTCAGCGTTTAA